The region ATAATACTTTATATATTCATAATACTCTAGTACCTTTCTTAAAGGTTGCAGGTGAAATTAAAACTAAGCCAACGCAACATAGTGTAAAAGAATTATTATCTTTAGGAATTCAACCTGATGTGATTGTTTTACGTACAGAAGTTGATATTGAAGATCATGTTAAAGAGAAGATTTCTTCATTCTGTAATGTTCCTAAGGAAGCTGTTGTACAGTGTATTGATGCAGAAATTTTATATGAAGTGCCAATGCACTTAAAGGCTCAAGGGTTAGATGATTATGTTTGTAAACATTTCGGAATCGAGGTTCCTGAGGCTGATATGTCTGAATGGGAAGAGTTAATTAATGTTGTGCGTTATTTAGAAGGCGATGTAAATATCGCGTTAGTTGGTAAATATGTAGCATTGCCAGATGCTTATTTATCAGTGGTTGAGGCGTTAAAACATGCCGGATATCATTATGGTAAGAAGGTTAAGATTAAATGGGTAGATTCTGAGAAAGTGACTGAGGAGTCTGTTGCTGAAATCTTTGCTGATGTTGATGGTATTTTAGTTCCTGGTGGATTTGGAAATCGCGGTGTTGAAGGTAAGATTTTAGCATGTCAGTTTGCTCGTGAAAATAATGTACCTTATTTCGGAATTTGTTTAGGGATGCAAATTGCTGCAATTGAGTATGCTCGTCATGTTGCTAAATTAGAAGGAGCTAATTCGACTGAGTTTGATGAGAAAGCTGCTTATGCTTTATTTGATTATTTACCAGATCAATATGAAGGGATTGAGATGGGAGGTACTTTACGTTTAGGGTTATATGATTGTAGAGTAACTGAAGGGACTAAGGCATTTGAGGCTTATCAGTCTGTAAATGTTAAGGAGCGTCACCGTCATCGTTATGAGTTTAATAATCAGTATAAGGCTATTTTAGAGGATGCTGGGTTAGTGTTCTCTGGTATTAATCCTCAAACTGGGTTAGTTGAGATTATTGAGATTCCTGAACATCGTTGGTTTGTTGCTGGACAATTCCATCCGGAATTCTTATCTCGTCCTCAACGTCCACAACCTTTATTCCGTGAGTTTATTAATGCGGCAATTACTTATAGTAATGAACAAAAATAGGTGATATGATGTCTGAGTTTAGCATTAAACCCAATGTAGTTAGTATTGCTAGATCGAAAAGAAAGTTTATTTATTTTGGAATTTTACTTTTAATTGTTAATTTTTATTTTGTTGCCCAGTATGTAAGGTTGATGTTAGATGAGCAGTCTTTTGGATATTATTTATTTGTTCTTGCGTTAGTAAATTTACCTATCTTTGTGGTATCTATTGTTTTGCTATTAGTTCCTACGATTCATAAGCATTATTATTGTGGGGTTTCTTATGTGTTTA is a window of Turicibacter sanguinis DNA encoding:
- a CDS encoding CTP synthase yields the protein MTKYIFVTGGVVSSLGKGITASSLGRLLKNRGLKVFMQKFDPYINVDPGTMSPYQHGEVFVTDDGAETDLDLGHYERFIDENLSQNSNITTGRVYSNVIEKERRGEYLGATVQVIPHITNEIKSKLLAAAQDSGADVIITEIGGTVGDIESLPFLEAIRQARKDFGYHNTLYIHNTLVPFLKVAGEIKTKPTQHSVKELLSLGIQPDVIVLRTEVDIEDHVKEKISSFCNVPKEAVVQCIDAEILYEVPMHLKAQGLDDYVCKHFGIEVPEADMSEWEELINVVRYLEGDVNIALVGKYVALPDAYLSVVEALKHAGYHYGKKVKIKWVDSEKVTEESVAEIFADVDGILVPGGFGNRGVEGKILACQFARENNVPYFGICLGMQIAAIEYARHVAKLEGANSTEFDEKAAYALFDYLPDQYEGIEMGGTLRLGLYDCRVTEGTKAFEAYQSVNVKERHRHRYEFNNQYKAILEDAGLVFSGINPQTGLVEIIEIPEHRWFVAGQFHPEFLSRPQRPQPLFREFINAAITYSNEQK